A genomic window from Purpureocillium takamizusanense chromosome 2, complete sequence includes:
- a CDS encoding Unsaturated rhamnogalacturonyl hydrolase (COG:G~EggNog:ENOG503NWXE) — MPTTVHGMTACELHDKIKLLIHALVNMQDTTGEFLLTLPDGRVIDTKGWNDWEWTHGIGLYGIWQYYQTTGDAQYLRIIENWFRARFDAGGTSKNINTMAVFLTLAYVYEHTREPTYLPWLDSWAEWAYHDLQRTKYGGMQHVTYLEENDQQLWDDTLMMTVLPLAKIGLVLCRPHYIAEAKRQFLLHVQYLFDARTGLFFHGWTFNEGGYNFANARWARGNSWLTIAIPEFIELLDLAPEDPLRAHLEHTLAAQCEALKKLQAQNGLWRTLLDVSKEEGSYVEASATAGFAFGMLKARRRRYVDRGYEETAVRAVRAVLDNVSDGGELLNTSFGTAMGRDLEFYKKIPITPMPYGQSMAIMALVEMLRAYI, encoded by the coding sequence ATGCCCACCACCGTCCACGGCATGACCGCATGCGAGCTCCACGACAAGATCAAGCTCCTGATTCACGCCCTCGTGAACATGCAAGACACGACAGGCGAGTTTCTTCTCACGCTACCTGATGGCCGCGTAATCGATACAAAGGGCTGGAACGACTGGGAATGGACGCACGGAATCGGCCTCTACGGCATATGGCAGTACTATCAAACCACCGGCGATGCCCAGTACCTGCGTATCATCGAGAACTGGTTCCGGGCGCGCTTTGATGCCGGCGGCACTTCAAAGAATatcaacaccatggccgtcttTCTCACCCTCGCGTACGTCTATGAGCACACGCGCGAGCCCACGTACCTCCCCTGGCTCGACTCATGGGCGGAGTGGGCGTATCATGACCTGCAACGCACGAAATACGGCGGCATGCAGCACGTCACGTACCTGGAAGAGAACGACCAGCAGCTCTGGGACGACACCCTCATGATGACGGTCCTGCCGCTCGCCAAGATTGGCCTCGTGCTCTGCCGCCCGCACTACATCGCAGAGGCAAAGCGGCAGTTCCTCTTGCACGTGCAGTACCTCTTCGACGCGCGCACGGGGCTCTTCTTCCACGGCTGGACCTTCAACGAAGGCGGGTACAACTTTGCCAACGCTCGCTGGGCCCGCGGCAACAGCTGGCTCACCATAGCCATCCCCGAGTtcatcgagctgctcgacctgGCGCCCGAAGACCCGCTCCGCGCGCATCTCGAGCATACGCTCGCCGCGCAGTGCGAGGCACTCAAGAAGCTGCAGGCGCAGAACGGGCTCTGGCGCACGCTGCTCGACGTGTCCAAAGAGGAAGGATCGTACGTCGAGGCCAGTGCGACGGCGGGCTTTGCCTTTGGCATGCtcaaggcgcggcggcggcggtacgTGGACAGGGGCTACGAGGAGACTGCGGTTcgcgccgtgcgcgccgtgTTGGACAATGTCAGCGACGGGGGCGAGCTGCTGAACACGTCATTTGGCACGGCTATGGGACGTGACTTGGAGTTCTACAAGAAGATTCCCATCACGCCCATGCCGTACGGACAGTCAATGGCGATAATGGCGCTAGTGGAGATGCTGAGAGCATACATATAG
- a CDS encoding uncharacterized protein (EggNog:ENOG503NU2M~TransMembrane:10 (i115-138o144-164i176-198o204-227i275-300o312-332i339-362o368-391i403-424o430-456i)~COG:G), with protein sequence MGVDTNDVGSAVERERQLSVDADTEAKDHTDYERVDKELAKYVASSRIEISPEKNDELRRKIDKRVLAVMIATYFLQAIDKGTMSFASIMGIREDTNLTGQDNFTIARVPIAKYLSFNIVAWGTVLACTAACTTFAGLVTVRTLLGLFESVCQPAFVVMSSMWYRREEQAARVTYWYMMNGTQQIVGGLLAYCFSLITTGPLKSWQWIFLVYGVVSVIFGLFVGWWLPDSPMRAKCFSEEDKHLMVERVRDNQTGIQNREWKKHQFWEGLTDPQVWGYALVQLCTTLPTSGLGAFQGIIIKSFGFTTLQTQLLAMVLGFYIIMVLLASVWLVKKTSQNLLVMLGFVVPSFVGTICLMTVPLNTMGKKIGLVICYYITLSFWSAQTLALSMVSRNVAGQTKKSVAVAVNFIIWATGNAIGPQVFLDRDKPRYFIAFATHLGCYSLLVVVIVALRWYLVRQNRLRDGMADAGVREARDERMLHAFEDLTDRENPNFRYVY encoded by the exons ATGGGCGTCGACACTAATGATGTCGGGTCCGCTGTCGAGAGGGAGCGCCAGCTCTCTGTTGATGCGGATACCGAAGCCAAAGATCACACCGACTACGAACGCGTTGACAAAGAACTCGCTAAATATGTCGCTTCGTCACGTATTGAGATCTCGCCAGAGAAAAACGATGAGTTGAGGCGTAAGATTGACAAACGCGTGCTCGCCGTCATGATCGCGACATACTTCCTGCAGGCCATCGACAAGGGCACTATGTCCTTTGCGTCCATAATGGGGATCCGCGAGGACACAAACCTGACGGGGCAGGAT AACTTCACCATTGCCCGGGTACCTATAGCCAAGTATCTGAGCTTCAACATTGTCGCGTGGGGCACCGTTCTCGCCTGTACAGCGGCATGCACCACATTTGCAGGCCTGGTGACTGTTCGCACGCTGCTCGGTCTGTTTGAGTCTGTGTGCCAGCCGGCGTTTGTCGTCATGTCGTCCATGTGGTACAGGCGAGAGGAGCAGGCGGCCCGAGTAACGTATTG GTATATGATGAACGGAACGCAGCAGATTGTCGGCGGTCTCCTTGCGTATTGCTTCAGTCTCATCACCACGGGACCGCTCAAGTCGTGGCAGTGGATTTTCCTCGTATACGGTGTCGTGTCGGTCATCTTTGGCCTCTTCgtggggtggtggttgccCGATTCGCCGATGAGGGCCAAGTGCTTCTCCGAGGAGGACAAGCACCTCATGGTGGAGCGTGTCCGCGACAACCAGACGGGCATACAGAACCGCGAGTGGAAGAAGCACCAGTTCTGGGAAGGACTGACGGACCCGCAGGTCTGGGGCTATGCGCTGGTGCAGCTGTGCACGACGCTGCCGACGTCCGGGCTGGGGGCCTTTcagggcatcatcatcaagagCTTTGGCTTCACGACGCTGCagacgcagctgctcgccatGGTGCTGGGCTTCTACATCATCATGGTCCTGCTTGCGTCGGTGTGGCTGGTCAAGAAGACGAGCCAGAACCTGCTGGTGATGCTTGGCTTTGTGGTGCC TTCGTTTGTCGGCACAATCTGCCTCATGACGGTGCCGCTCAACACGATGGGCAAGAAGATCGGCCTTGTGATTTGCTACTACATCACGCTGTCGTTTTGGTCGGCACAGACGCTCGCGCTGTCCATGGTGTCGCGCAATGTGGCTGGACAGACAAAGAAGAGCGTCGCAGTTGCCGTCAACTTCATCATCTGGGCTACGGGCAACGCAATAG gaccCCAAGTCTTCCTGGACAGGGACAAGCCCCGGTACTTTATCGCGTTTGCGACGCACCTGGGCTGCTAcagcctcctcgtcgtggtcATTGTCGCGCTGCGATGGTACCTTGTGCGGCAGAATCGTCTGCGAGAtggcatggccgacgccggcgtgcGGGAGGCGCGTGACGAGCGCATGCTGCACGCGTTTGAGGATCTGACGGACAGAGAGAATCCCAACTTTCGCTACGTGTATTGA
- the SLN1 gene encoding Histidine kinase (EggNog:ENOG503NW4F~TransMembrane:2 (i12-34o397-419i)~COG:T) — translation MKLRVAIREQLAALVILAVLVALAIVSIPTWVYVHNFVVDVESSGLSLTASLKASRVASELDLLYTLCQTVATRVLLQQAFIDFYNGNATEPFANARVDLHSAMSTSRLTNLLQARLYSRNVTGSSFGLLNVTGAETGDIDLLYNTPNGTRAKLSDTSYGYPPSLYPNITYESLGYPNPYEPSTPAFSANAFPGVRISDKGGLLLGPLVLNESYALMSLTVPVRSLNTTNFILGYMTLVASAETLLQVQTSREGLGSSGVVLFIGPSSPSNHFISPLSPTNSTYSPPKDEFARSPARYVLPPISMPGEVQRHASRDYVDGRYDADFSLSDYPAVFDVYYRNISGPNNATALLSTTNEQDVRVAVGVARPQSTLVDWAVVVEKAEAEAYVPISTLRKILLGCVFGTAGLVIIFIFPTAHLSVLPIRRLKAATEKSINPPGYEDEYDDFDEDPSSGGTSSGSRKGVFAKFRRRFRKRKRPLTQAEIESHRRVFKIPGRVEDRKHFVTDELTELTETFNEMTDELLKQYTSLDEKVAERTKELEISKRAAEAANESKTLFIANISHELKTPLNGIMGMCAVCMEEDDIMRIKQSLKTLYRSGDLLLHLLEDLLSFSKNQIGQHVSLEEREFRLGEIRSQMLSIFDKQVRESKVTFTASFVGSDSADSSTSPDRTGVDQRLPALGPLGMGRLKDAYLWGDQHRILQVIINLVSNSLKFTPAGGRVELRMRCIGEAPPGPGEDDRKSSTSLSKTTSARVGRSRHRGGGGSGSTHSASSRATTAPASSHKAGTALSINPMDPAATPHVYIRERSPTPPPPNAKPFLFEFQVEDTGRGIPEHMLEKVFEPFVQGDLGLSKKFGGTGLGLSICAQLAKLMGGSIAVKSTIGVGSMFTMQIPLKYVRDRVPSTASSSTKSRPPSVGSAAGAAGDTHRNSLGSVASVSEQKTANTNGKSSVLEDKQPRLIGLSAPFFASNPHAATPTSKQDQHAAIDKAIANKAGRGKLRVLVADDNSTNIEVVSRMLKLEDVYDVTIAKDGQEAYELVKANMEKNKHFDVIFMDIQMPNLDGLQSTRLIRKMGYLAPIVALTAFSEESNVKECMESGMDEFLAKPIRRPALKKVLTKFATIPEEPETSGIAKKAELEVKASPVNGSTDPERDP, via the exons ATGAAGCTGCGAGTCGCCATCCgagagcagctcgccgcgctcgtcatcCTGGCGgttctcgtcgccctcgccatcgtctccaTTCCAACATGGGTCTACGTCCATaacttcgtcgtcgacgtcgagtccAGTGGCCTGTCTCTCACGGCCTCGCTCAAGGCGTCGCGCGTAGCTTCTGAGCTCGACCTCCTCTACACCCTGTGCCAGACCGTCGCAACCCGGGTCCTGCTCCAGCAGGCCTTCATCGATTTCTACAATGGCAATGCCACCGAGCCCTTTGCCAATGCCCGGGTCGATCTGCACAGTGCTATGAGCACCAGCCGACTCACCAATCTGCTTCAGGCGCGATTGTATTCCAGGAATGTcacgggcagcagcttcgGCCTCCTCAATGTTACTGGCGCGGAGACCGGCGACATCGATCTTCTCTACAACACGCCCAACGGCACCAGGGCTAAGCTCAGTGATACCTCCTATGGCTATCCGCCGTCGCTCTATCCCAACATCACCTACGAATCACTCGGCTACCCTAACCCCTACGAGCCCTCCACGCCCGCCTTCAGCGCCAACGCATTTCCCGGTGTTCGCATCAGTGACAAGGGCGGGCTGCTCCTTGGCCCGCTTGTCCTAAATGAATCCTACGCCTTGATGTCGCTCACCGTGCCTGTCAGGTCTCTCAACACTACCAACTTCATTCTAGGGTATATGACCTtggtcgcctcggccgagacTCTTCTCCAGGTTCAGACGTCCCGCGAGGGCCTCGGATCATCTGGCGTAGTCCTCTTTATCGGCCCGAGCAGTCCTTCAAATCATTTCATCAGTCCGCTATCGCCTACCAATAGCACGTACTCGCCACCAAAGGACGAATTTGCTCGATCTCCTGCCCGTTATGTCCTACCCCCAATCAGCATGCCCGGAGAGGTTCAGCGTCATGCCAGTAGAGACTATGTGGATGGCCGATACGACGCGGACTTTAGCCTCTCCGACTACCCCGCTGTCTTCGATGTATACTACAGGAACATTTCAGGCCCGAACAACGCCACTGCACTCCTGTCCACCACCAACGAACAAGACGTCCGTGTCGCTGTCGGTGTCGCCAGGCCGCAGTCCACCCTCGTTGACTGGGCTGTCGTTGTtgagaaggccgaggccgaggcctACGTACCGATCAGTACTTTGAGGAAGATTCTCCTTGGTTGCGTCTTTGGTACCGCTGGCTTggtcatcatcttcatctttCCTACCGCTCATTTGAGCGTCTTGCCCATCCGGCGGCTCAAGGCTGCAACTGAGAAGTCGATTAACCCTCCCGGTTACGAAGACGAGTATGACGACTTCGACGAGGACCCGAGCTCCGGCGGCACCTCATCAGGTTCCCGGAAGGGGGTCTTCGCCAAATTCCGGCGAAGATTTAGAAAGAGGAAGCGACCATTGACGCAGGCCGAGATTGAATCTCATCGTCGCGTGTTCAAGATCCCTGGACGTGTCGAGGACCGCAAGCATTTTGTCACCGACGAGCTGACAGAACTCACGGAAACCTTCAACGAGATGACagacgagctgctcaagcAATACACCTCCTTGGACGAGAAGGTTGCCGAGAGGaccaaggagctcgagatCAGCAAACGGGCTGCAGAGGCGGCCAACGAGAGCAAGACGCTTTTCATCGCAAACATATCTCATGAACTGAAGACACCGCTCAACGGGATCATGGGCATGTGCGCGGTTTGcatggaagaagacgacaTAATGCGAATCAAGCAGTCGCTCAAGACTTTGTATAGATCAG GCGACCTATTGCTACATCTGTTGGAAGACCTGCTCAGCTTCTCGAAAAACCAGATTGGGCAACACGTTAGTCTCGAGGAGCGCGAATTTCGCCTGGGCGAGATAAGGTCACAGATGCTATCCATTTTCGATAAACAAGTTCGCGAGAGCAAAGTTACTTTCACAGCGAGCTTTGTTGGCTCCGACTCGGCTGACTCCAGCACGAGCCCTGACCGCACCGGGGTGGATCAgaggctgcctgccctcgGTCCCCTGGGCATGGGCCGGCTGAAAGATGCTTACCTTTGGGGCGACCAGCACAGAATACTGCAGGTCATCATCAACTTGGTTAGCAACAGTTTAAAATTCACACCTGCAGGGGGACGGGTTGAGTTGCGGATGCGATGCATCGgtgaggcgccgccggggccagGAGAGGACGATCGCAAATCGTCTACGTCTCTCTCAAAGACAACATCTGCGCGAGTGGGACGCAGCCGGcatcgtggtggtggcggctcgGGATCGACACATTCGGCAAGCTCCAGGGCAACGACGGCACCAGCTTCGTCACATAAAGCCGGAACGGCTCTGTCCATCAATCCCATGGACCCGGCAGCAACGCCTCATGTCTACATCAGGGAGCGCTCGCCGaccccgccaccgccaaaTGCAAAGCCGTTTTTGTTCGAGTTCCAAGTCGAGGACACGGGCAGAGGCATTCCCGAGCATATGCTCGAGAAGGTGTTTGAACCGTTCGTACAGGGTGATTTGGGTCTCAGCAAGAAGTTTGGTGGCACAGGTCTGGGTCTAAGCATTTGCGCTCAATTGGCAAAGTTGATGGGCGGATCTATCGCGGTCAAGAGTACGATTGGTGTTGGCTCTATGTTCACCATGCAAATCCCGCTCAAGTACGTCAGGGACCGTGTGCCGAGCACCGCGTCGAGTAGCACCAagtcgcggccgccgagcgtcGGATCAGCCGCTGGTGCAGCGGGCGACACACATCGCAACTCGCTCGGTAGCGTCGCCAGCGTCTCCGAACAGAAAACTGCAAACACGAACGGAAAATCCAGTGTCCTCGAGGACAAACAGCCACGACTCATCGGTCTGAGTGCTCCTTTTTTTGCCTCCAATCCGCATGCTGCGACGCCTACTAGCAAGCAAGACCAGCATGCCGCCATAGACAAGGCCATAGCGAACAAAGCGGGCCGAGGCAAGCTGcgcgtgctggtggcggATGATAACTCGACCAATATCGAGGTGGTGAGTAGGATGCtgaagctcgaggacgtgTACGACGTTACCATCGCAAAAGATGGCCAAGAGGCATATGAGCTGGTCAAGGCCAATATGGAAAAGAATAAGCACTTCGACGTCATCTTCATGGACATACAGATGCCGAATCTTGATGGCTTGCAGTCAACACGCCTGATTCGCAAGATGGGGTACTTAGCGCCCATCGTTGCCTTGACGGCATTTTCCGAAGAAAGCAACGTCAAAGAGTGCATGGAATCAGGCATGGATGAGTTCCTCGCCAAGCCGATCCGCCGACCCGCGCTGAAGAAGGTCCTGACCAAGTTTGCCACGATTCCCGAGGAGCCAGAGACTTCGGGAATAGCGAAGAAGGCGGAGCTGGAGGTGAAGGCTTCGCCCGTGAATGGTAGCACTGATCCCGAGCGCGACCCATGA
- a CDS encoding uncharacterized protein (MEROPS:MER0080922~COG:O~EggNog:ENOG503PD1H~SECRETED:SignalP(1-16~SECRETED:cutsite=AEA-LV~SECRETED:prob=0.8003)): MRSLLLSAALPLAAEALVFRDDSQFSQEPGVLRFPVSSTLIPGKVLRSRQDDVRLADQKTGLMYTIDITIGTPGQKVSVQFDTGSPNLWVNPQCSTAPQPELCAKFGQFTHSTTLVDLKKSTQLPYNIGKANINWMYDYVNIGNSRINQQIFGVGTSSVDLSAGILGASPDLSGFKSPYPLVLDQLAQQNFIKSRAFSMDLRPVGDERGSVIFGGIDTKKFTGPLHKLPIIPGSQAPDGYTRYWVNVDGIAITTADGKANTIFDKTGGLKAYLDSGTTVSQLPTAMFNEVLKLFPGARKDPKYNQWYVDCSLVNSKGFVSFKFGNLVVKAPFSDFLWQQPEFKVCVLGFVPETGNQFILGDTFLRSVYTVYDWDNQNAYVAQGDDCGSHIIAIGKGADSIPQLVGECGGSTTSTTTSHSKTTTSGTKTTASQTKTDGTTTGTSKPTHTGSSSGTTSRHHPTTSGWHNGTTTTAAPPTTYTSTVRTTRTYTITSCAPTVTNCPVGHVTTETITSLTTWCPGGETTAKPPAVTSCPEITGTFTIPNPPCTRSACASHSSPPAIVTVVPITTHSVTVTVPGCHSCSGGGPAPTKATAPPAGTAPGISTVTKPCPTCSSVPTKSAPVTAGAAQAFRLSATGLVAAALAFAVL, encoded by the exons ATGCGCTCTCTTCTCCTGTCCGCGGCcctgccgctcgccgccgaggctctCGTGTTCCGGGACGACAGCCAGTTCTCCCAGGAGCCCGGCGTCCTTCGCTTCCCCGTCAGCTCGACTTTGATCCCCGGCAAGGTCCTCAGGAGTCGGCAGGATGACGTTCGTCTGGCGGACCAGAAAACCGGTCTCATGTACACCATCGACATTACCATCGGTACTCCCGGCCAAAAGGTCAGCGTCCAGTTCGACACGGGCTCGCCCAACCTTTGGGTCAACCCCCAGTGCAGCACGGCTCCGCAGCCGGAGCTTTGCGCCAAGTTCGGCCAGTTCACGCACTCGACGACTCTTGTCGACCTCAAGAAGAGCACCCAGCTGCCGTATAACATCGGCAAAGCCAACATCAATTGGATGTACGACTATGTCAACATTGGCA ACTCGAGGATCAACCAGCAGATCTTCGGCGTTGGCACTTCCAGCGTGGACCTCTCGGCGGGTATCCTGGGTGCCAGCCCTGACCTGAGCGGCTTCAAGAGCCCTTACCCCCTGgtcctcgaccagcttgCCCAGCAGAACTTCATCAAGAGCCGTGCTTTCAGCATGGATCTTCGTCCCGTTGGTGACGAGCGCGGCTCCGTCAtcttcggcggcatcgacaccAAGAAGTTCACTGGTCCTCTCCACAAGCTGCCCATTATCCCCGGGAGCCAGGCCCCTGACGGCTACACTCG TTACTGGGTCAACGTCGATGGCATTGCCATCACAACCGCTGATGGCAAGGCTAACACCATCTTCGACAAGACCGGTGGTCTGAAGGCTTACCTTGACAGCGGCACCACCGTGAGCCAGCTGCCGACTGCCATGTTCAACGAGGTGCTCAAGCTCTTCCCTGGAGCCCGCAAGGACCCCAAGTACAACCAATGGTACGTCGACTGCTCGCTGGTCAACAGCAAGGGCTTCGTCAGCTTCAAGTTTGGAAACCTCGTGGTCAAGGCCCCCTTCAGCGACTTCCtctggcagcagcccgagTTCAAGGTGTGCGTGCTGGGCTTCGTCCCCGAGACTG GAAACCAGTTCATTCTCGGTGACACCTTCCTCCGCTCTGTGTACACCGTCTACGACTGGGACAACCAGAACGCGTATGTTGCTCAGGGCGACGACTGCGGCAGCcacatcatcgccatcggcaagggcgccgacTCCATCccccagctcgtcggcgagtgCGGCGGCTCTACCACCTCGACAACGACCTCGCATTCCAAGACCACCACGTCCGGgaccaagacgacggcgtcgcagACCAAGACTGATGGCACGACGACCGGCACGTCCAAGCCCACCCATactggctcctcctcgggtACCACGTCGCGCCACCATCCCACCACGAGCGGGTGGCATaacggcaccaccacgacggcggcgcctcccacGACGTACACGTCGACGGTCCGCACCACGCGCACCTACACCATCACGTCGTGTGCGCCCACGGTGACCAACTGCCCCGTCGGGCACGTCACGACCGAGACCATCACCTCGCTGACCACGTGgtgccccggcggcgagacgaccGCCAAGCCCCCTGCCGTCACCAGCTGCCCCGAGATCACGGGCACCTTCACCATCCCCAACCCGCCCTGCACCAGgtccgcctgcgcctcgcactcctctccccccgccatcgtcaccgtcgtgCCCATCACGACGCACTCCGTCACCGTCACTGTCCCCGGCTGCCacagctgcagcggcggcggcccggcacCCACCAAggccaccgcgccgccggccggcaccGCGCCCGGCATCTCGACCGTGACCAAGCCGTGCCCCACGTGCAGCAGCGTTCCCACGAAGAGCGCGCCCGTcactgctggtgctgcccaGGCTTTCCGTCTCTCGGCTACTGGTCTCGTGGCCGCGGCTCTGGCCTTTGCCGTCTTGTAA
- a CDS encoding uncharacterized protein (COG:F~EggNog:ENOG503P30Y), which yields MVKPQELDALRLCVKLARDALEAGDAPFGSVLVADDGTILKQDRNRTVTGEKGDHKADATLHPEFVLARWSQLHMSSAQRATSTVYTSGEHCPMCSAAHAYAGLGRIVYVSSSAQLVEWMKEWGVERNTVNPLPINAVAPNIPVEGPVAGLDAEVKELQRLRFNSIAKAEI from the coding sequence ATGGTCAAACCCCAGGAGCTCGATGCCCTCCGGCTCTGTGTCAAACTGGCACGCGACGCCCTAGAGGCTGGGGACGCGCCGTTCGGGTCGGTGCTggttgccgacgacggcaccatcCTCAAGCAGGACCGCAACCGCACCGTGACGGGCGAGAAGGGCGACCACAAGGCAGACGCGACCTTGCACCCCGAGTTCGTGCTCGCGCGCTGGTCGCAGCTTCACATGTCCTCAGCGCAGCGTGCGACCTCCACCGTCTACACGTCGGGCGAACATTGCCCCATGTGTTCCGCAGCGCACGCCTATGCCGGCCTTGGAAGGATAGTCTACGTATCGTCTTCGGCTCAGTTGGTGGAGTGGATGAAAGAATggggcgtcgagcgcaaCACGGTCAACCCGCTGCCCATCAACGCTGTAGCGCCAAACATCCCGGTGGAGGGTCCTGTCGCGGGCTTAGATGCTGAGGTGAAGGAGCTACAACGTCTGAGGTTTAATAGCATCGCAAAGGCAGAGATATAA